In Pseudonocardia sp. DSM 110487, the sequence TCGACGTGGAGAGGCCCAGCACGTCGGAGAAGAAGTCGCATCGCAGGTGTGCCACATCGGTGATCCTGCCGGTCGCGGCTCCGGCCAGCACTTGACAGCGCTTACCGCGACTGTTGCGATCTAGCCCACTCACGGACGGGTGACCAGGGGGCGGTCGCGACCACCCCCTCGACGCGCAAGGAGGCGCGGTGGCCGACCAGAGCCGTACATCACTTCCGAGCAAGTACCTGCCACCGGTCGAGTTCAGGGACCTGCCGGAACCGGTGCCGCTGCGGAAGGTCTCCGGGGCGAGCGTCATCATCCTGGCCACCGCCATCGGGTCCGGGGAGATCGTCCTCTGGCCCTACATCACCACGCAGGTCGGCTTCATCTTCATGTGGGCCGCGGTCGTCGGGTTCGCGATCCAGTTCTTCCTCAACATGGAGATCGAGCGCTACACGCTCGCCACCGGGGAGACCGCGATCACCGGCTTCGCCCGGTTCTGGAAGCCGTGGTGGTGGCTGTTCATCATCTTCGCGCTCTGCCAGAACTTCTGGCCCGGCTGGGCGACCGGCGCATCCACCGCGCTGACATTCGTGCTCGGAATGGGCGAGGGCGCACCGATCGTTCCGATCACCATCGCGGCGCTCGTTGCCATCGGCATCACGCTCACCCTCTCCCCCGTTGTCTACCAGACGGTCGAGAAGATCCAGTTCGTGCTGGTCGCACTGATCATGCTCTTCGTCATCGTCGCGATCCCGGTGGCCACGACGGGCGAGGCCTGGGGCGCGCTCTTCACCGACGGCGTCGGCTTCCCGGTCGGGCAGGCCGGGCTGGACATCGCGCTGCTCCTCGGCGCGCTGGCATTCGCCGGCGCGGGCGGTGCGAACAACCTCGTGCAGAGCAACTACATCCGGGACAAGGGCATGGGGATGGGCAAGCACATGCCCAAGATCGTCTCCCCCATCACAGGGCACGAGGAGGCGAAGCCCTCACTCGGGTACATGTTCCCGACCGACGCCGAGAACATGCGGCGGTGGCGCGGCTGGTGGAGGGTCGCCAACTGGGAGCAGTTCATCACCTTCTTCCTCGTCGGGCTCCTGTCGCTCGTCATCATGGCGGTGCTGGCGTACTCGACGCTTCCGGTCGGCCAGGTGACGGAGCAGAACCTCGCCTTCCTGCGTCTCGAGGGACAGGCCCTCCAGGAGACCGTGGCACCGTGGTTCGGCACCGCCTTCTGGTTCACCGCGGTCATCACCCTGTTCTCGACCAACCTCGGGATCCTCGACTACACCAGCCGCCTGATCGCCGACCAGCTCAAGATCAACGCGCTGAAGGACAGCACGGTCTGGACCGAGAGCAGGATCTACGCCACCACCGTCTGGCTGATGATCATCGTGGGCTCGGTGATCCTGCTCTCGGGTGTCAGCCAGCCCTTCCTGCTGCTCGTGATCTCGTCCTCGATCGCGGGCGTGCAGATGTTCATCTACTCCGCACTGCTGATCCAGCTCAACCGCAAGGCGTTGCCGAAGGAACTGCAGATCGGAGGCGTGCGGCTGGCGGTGCTGGCCGTCTCGTTCCTCTTCTTCGGGTTCCTGTCGGTGCTACTCGTCCTCGACAGCCTCGGCGTCAGCATCGGATGATCCGTGCTCAAACGGCTGTGGCTGCGCATTGTGGTGGCGCTCGCGATCTGGATGGTGCTGCTCGCCCTCATGTGGGCGGTCGGCATCATCGGTTGATCTCGTGAGCGGTTGATCTCGCGGCGGTCGATCTCACGTGTCAGGTCTGGCGCACCTGCGTCGGTGTGCAACCGAAGCGCGCACGGAACGCGCGGGTGAAATGTGCCTGCGAAGCGAACGCCCAGCGGCTGGCGATGTCGGCGATGCGGTGCTCCGCCATGTGGGGAGACGTGAGATCGGCCCGGGCGCCGTCGAGCCGCCGGTCGTGGACGTACTGCGACACCGTCGTGCCCTCGGCCGCGAAGGCCCGGTTGAGATGGCGGGAGGTCACCCCCACGGCGCGGGCGACCTGCTCCGTGCACAGTGAAGGGTCGGTCAGATGCTCCGCCACGAACATCTTGGCCGCCATCAGCCGACTGGTGCTCACGACGGTCCCGCTCCCCGTCGTCATCATCTGCAGGAGGTCGAGTATCTGGTCGGACATGCCCTCCGAGTAGGTGGCCACATCCTCCACCGTCCGTGACAACGTGGTGCGCAACGTCCGCGCCACCAGCGCGGCAGACCCCGGACCGGAACCGGCGATCCGCAGCGGCCGCCCGAGATCGACCCGGCCGCACCGCTCCACCC encodes:
- a CDS encoding Nramp family divalent metal transporter: MADQSRTSLPSKYLPPVEFRDLPEPVPLRKVSGASVIILATAIGSGEIVLWPYITTQVGFIFMWAAVVGFAIQFFLNMEIERYTLATGETAITGFARFWKPWWWLFIIFALCQNFWPGWATGASTALTFVLGMGEGAPIVPITIAALVAIGITLTLSPVVYQTVEKIQFVLVALIMLFVIVAIPVATTGEAWGALFTDGVGFPVGQAGLDIALLLGALAFAGAGGANNLVQSNYIRDKGMGMGKHMPKIVSPITGHEEAKPSLGYMFPTDAENMRRWRGWWRVANWEQFITFFLVGLLSLVIMAVLAYSTLPVGQVTEQNLAFLRLEGQALQETVAPWFGTAFWFTAVITLFSTNLGILDYTSRLIADQLKINALKDSTVWTESRIYATTVWLMIIVGSVILLSGVSQPFLLLVISSSIAGVQMFIYSALLIQLNRKALPKELQIGGVRLAVLAVSFLFFGFLSVLLVLDSLGVSIG
- a CDS encoding helix-turn-helix domain-containing protein, translated to MPLPVVVSSASTSVVEPADRVAFWEQHNADALVGLTCSTYAPEGLVAKELNLDLGGYRLADIAGNAHVIERAPTTVRQFPKDATFASLLLEGDAFFYQAGECVPLVAGDVVVYDTDQPYLFGFGSGMRQLLLDVPRALWVERCGRVDLGRPLRIAGSGPGSAALVARTLRTTLSRTVEDVATYSEGMSDQILDLLQMMTTGSGTVVSTSRLMAAKMFVAEHLTDPSLCTEQVARAVGVTSRHLNRAFAAEGTTVSQYVHDRRLDGARADLTSPHMAEHRIADIASRWAFASQAHFTRAFRARFGCTPTQVRQT